The following proteins come from a genomic window of Nicotiana tomentosiformis chromosome 12, ASM39032v3, whole genome shotgun sequence:
- the LOC104108521 gene encoding pectinesterase inhibitor 6-like, whose protein sequence is MTWKFMLVLAWVTILICSTTASSKGGESYVRDACSVTRYQDICMHSLASFSSTAKNNPSKWARVGVSVTLSQAKGVTQSLLKLKKHNSLKGRGRVALLDCAECFQDALDNLHNSLGVLRKLSSQTFNDQMGDVTTWLSAALTDEDTCLDGFEDQRRRKQVKLLLNRVTNVSYMTSNALALVNKLATTGPECLENS, encoded by the coding sequence ATGACTTGGAAATTTATGTTAGTCTTAGCATGGGTAACTATACTAATTTGTTCGACAACGGCTTCGAGTAAGGGAGGAGAAAGTTATGTTCGCGATGCATGCAGTGTGACTCGATACCAGGACATCTGCATGCATTCGCTAGCATCATTTTCGAGCACGGCTAAGAATAACCCTAGCAAGTGGGCCCGGGTCGGGGTCTCGGTGACCTTAAGCCAAGCCAAGGGTGTTACTCAATCCCTATTGAAATTGAAGAAACACAATTCCTTGAAAGGGAGAGGAAGAGTTGCTCTTTTAGATTGTGCTGAATGTTTTCAAGATGCACTTGACAATCTTCACAACTCACTTGGTGTGCTAAGAAAACTTAGCAGCCAAACTTTTAATGACCAAATGGGAGATGTGACTACTTGGCTAAGTGCTGCACTTACTGATGAAGATACTTGTTTAGATGGATTTGAAGACCAAAGGAGGAGAAAACAAGTTAAGTTACTCTTAAATAGAGTCACAAATGTGAGTTACATGACCAGCAATGCACTTGCTTTGGTTAACAAGCTTGCAACAACTGGACCAGAATGCTTAGAAAATTCATAG